Proteins encoded by one window of Manduca sexta isolate Smith_Timp_Sample1 chromosome 12, JHU_Msex_v1.0, whole genome shotgun sequence:
- the LOC115444824 gene encoding BAG domain-containing protein Samui isoform X4, which translates to MKRNRGFPFEEEEGSGAWSELAARHPDIAARLRQRPATWARKRRPSSHDATDDFGDSFGGFDRFPFDDIPPEFREHFPSHWNRRFGSRDEPQHTQHTQQSQSPPQQQTTATQTEQGAEPTEQDQQTSIPQYGLRNTVDLGQKSAADPSLVDADDRTQRSMSAPPDTPNQNKMSGQNHQEQAHQPPHAEQSNVRHIPIFVEGRDQPLINKTVDHGTHFGDTKPTYVPPPQQPHIDRDQYFADDGPGSFHPPPNFSRAFSTPFNKNFRQGPQPFVQQKVYPQTAFARGASPQRSQSPKPQMHPEEHYIKVPVHHDQPAQKTEPPSRAQKSPQQHQQPPPHQQQQQHAQHHPQQHPQQHAQHHPQQHHPQQHAPPQQPPQREQTPPQTKPQAPSSNDPITLILSIQTDVLNLMTEVENFTGSKKDKKYLFLDEMLTRNLIKLDNIETDGKENIRQARKEAIKCIQKCIAVLEAKADSQNAAPAQGQAQAQPEPEPQPQEQPLTQDVEMKENVDKLSEQPAAPEPVTENGEVEMKETTKEEKAPEVEVQSEKEKTPAPAMPAHEEKKEEPKPQDDKAEAAQPSDKEAAPAENKEVSQPQAADTRPDESKPPEENTESKLEEQKPDEKDKKASPKKVKGKKRDKSKDKASAPKDSNKEENVEQTDKKPEEQKEDKVEAMQVDDKGDKRDSQVMEVDAGASQ; encoded by the exons CGAGGATTCCCGTTTGAGGAGGAGGAGGGCTCGGGCGCGTGGAGCGAGCTAGCGGCGCGGCACCCCGACATCGCGGCGCGGCTGAGGCAGCGCCCCGCCACTTGGGCTAGGAAGCGCCGCCCCTCCAGCCACGACGCCACTGACG ATTTCGGCGACAGTTTCGGCGGCTTCGACAGATTCCCCTTCGACGACATACCCCCAGAGTTCAGAGAGCACTTCCCGTCACATTGGAACCGCAGGTTCGGTTCCCGCGACGAGCCACAgcacacacaacacacacagcAGTCGCAGTCACCACCGCAGCAACAGACGACCGCCACACAGACTGAACAGGGCGCCGAGCCCACAGAACAGGATCAGCAGACCTCCATTCCACAGTACGGCCTCAGGAACACAGTAGACCTCGGACAGAAGAGCGCGGCCGACCCGAGCCTGGTCGATGCCGACGATCGGACACAAAGGTCTATGTCAGCACCCCCAGATACTCCCAATCAGAACAAAATGAGCGGCCAGAACCATCAGGAGCAAGCGCACCAACCTCCGCATGCGGAACAGTCCAATGTTAGACACATACCAATATTTGTGGAGGGGAGGGACCAGCCCCTGATTAATAAAACTGTTGACCATGGCACTCACTTCGGCGACACGAAGCCCACGTATGTGCCCCCGCCGCAGCAGCCTCACATCGATAGGGATCAGTATTTCGCGGATGACGGCCCTGGCAGCTTCCACCCGCCACCTAACTTCTCGCGGGCTTTCAGCACACcatttaacaaaaactttaGACAGGGTCCTCAACCATTCGTACAACAGAAAGTATATCCCCAGACAGCTTTTGCTAGGGGTGCTTCGCCGCAGCGATCTCAATCACCAAAGCCTCAAATGCACCCCGAAGAGCATTACATAAAGGTGCCAGTGCATCATGATCAGCCTGCTCAAAAGACTGAGCCTCCGTCCAGAGCGCAGAAATCACCACAGCAACATCAACAACCACCGCCACACCAGCAACAGCAGCAACATGCGCAACATCACCCGCAACAACATCCGCAACAACATGCGCAACACCATCCGCAGCAACACCACCCACAACAACACGCACCTCCCCAACAACCTCCACAGCGGGAACAAACTCCGCCACAAACCAAACCACAAGCACCGTCCTCGAATGACCCAATCACGCTGATTCTCAGTATTCAAACCGATGTATTAAATCTCATGACCGAAGTGGAAAACTTCACCGGTTCCAAAAAAgacaagaaatatttatttttggacgAGATGCTCACAAGAAATCTCATCAAATTAGATAATATTGAAACAGACGGCAAAGAAAATATTCGACAGGCGCGCAAAGAGGCAATAAAATGTATCCAAAAATGTATTGCGGTCTTAGAAGCCAAAGCAGATAGCCAAAACGCTGCGCCGGCACAGGGGCAAGCGCAGGCCCAACCGGAACCAGAACCCCAACCTCAAGAACAGCCTCTAACCCAAGACGTGGAAATGAAAGAAAACGTGGATAAATTATCTGAACAGCCCGCGGCACCCGAACCAGTGACTGAAAACGGTGAAGTAGAAATGAAAGAAACCACCAAAGAAGAAAAAGCGCCTGAGGTTGAGGTTCAATCAGAGAAAGAGAAGACCCCAGCGCCTGCTATGCCTGCACACGAGGAAAAGAAAGAAGAGCCGAAGCCACAAGATGATAAGGCGGAGGCAGCACAACCTAGCGACAAAGAAGCTGCACCTGCAGAAAACAAAGAAGTGTCACAACCCCAAGCGGCTGACACACGACCCGACGAGAGCAAACCTCCGGAGGAGAACACTGAATCGAAATTAGAAGAACAGAAACCAGACGAGAAAGATAAAAAAGCCAGTCCCAAAAAAGTAAAAGGAAAGAAGAGAGACAAGAGTAAAGATAAGGCAAGTGCCCCTAAGGATAGTAATAAGGAAGAAAACGTAGAACAAACTGATAAGAAACCAGAGGAACAAAAGGAGGACAAAGTGGAAGCGATGCAAGTGGACGACAAAGGTGATAAGAGGGATTCGCAAGTGATGGAAGTCGACGCTGGTGCTAGTCAATAA
- the LOC115444824 gene encoding BAG domain-containing protein Samui isoform X3 codes for MKRAVNIMRGFPFEEEEGSGAWSELAARHPDIAARLRQRPATWARKRRPSSHDATDDFGDSFGGFDRFPFDDIPPEFREHFPSHWNRRFGSRDEPQHTQHTQQSQSPPQQQTTATQTEQGAEPTEQDQQTSIPQYGLRNTVDLGQKSAADPSLVDADDRTQRSMSAPPDTPNQNKMSGQNHQEQAHQPPHAEQSNVRHIPIFVEGRDQPLINKTVDHGTHFGDTKPTYVPPPQQPHIDRDQYFADDGPGSFHPPPNFSRAFSTPFNKNFRQGPQPFVQQKVYPQTAFARGASPQRSQSPKPQMHPEEHYIKVPVHHDQPAQKTEPPSRAQKSPQQHQQPPPHQQQQQHAQHHPQQHPQQHAQHHPQQHHPQQHAPPQQPPQREQTPPQTKPQAPSSNDPITLILSIQTDVLNLMTEVENFTGSKKDKKYLFLDEMLTRNLIKLDNIETDGKENIRQARKEAIKCIQKCIAVLEAKADSQNAAPAQGQAQAQPEPEPQPQEQPLTQDVEMKENVDKLSEQPAAPEPVTENGEVEMKETTKEEKAPEVEVQSEKEKTPAPAMPAHEEKKEEPKPQDDKAEAAQPSDKEAAPAENKEVSQPQAADTRPDESKPPEENTESKLEEQKPDEKDKKASPKKVKGKKRDKSKDKASAPKDSNKEENVEQTDKKPEEQKEDKVEAMQVDDKGDKRDSQVMEVDAGASQ; via the exons CGAGGATTCCCGTTTGAGGAGGAGGAGGGCTCGGGCGCGTGGAGCGAGCTAGCGGCGCGGCACCCCGACATCGCGGCGCGGCTGAGGCAGCGCCCCGCCACTTGGGCTAGGAAGCGCCGCCCCTCCAGCCACGACGCCACTGACG ATTTCGGCGACAGTTTCGGCGGCTTCGACAGATTCCCCTTCGACGACATACCCCCAGAGTTCAGAGAGCACTTCCCGTCACATTGGAACCGCAGGTTCGGTTCCCGCGACGAGCCACAgcacacacaacacacacagcAGTCGCAGTCACCACCGCAGCAACAGACGACCGCCACACAGACTGAACAGGGCGCCGAGCCCACAGAACAGGATCAGCAGACCTCCATTCCACAGTACGGCCTCAGGAACACAGTAGACCTCGGACAGAAGAGCGCGGCCGACCCGAGCCTGGTCGATGCCGACGATCGGACACAAAGGTCTATGTCAGCACCCCCAGATACTCCCAATCAGAACAAAATGAGCGGCCAGAACCATCAGGAGCAAGCGCACCAACCTCCGCATGCGGAACAGTCCAATGTTAGACACATACCAATATTTGTGGAGGGGAGGGACCAGCCCCTGATTAATAAAACTGTTGACCATGGCACTCACTTCGGCGACACGAAGCCCACGTATGTGCCCCCGCCGCAGCAGCCTCACATCGATAGGGATCAGTATTTCGCGGATGACGGCCCTGGCAGCTTCCACCCGCCACCTAACTTCTCGCGGGCTTTCAGCACACcatttaacaaaaactttaGACAGGGTCCTCAACCATTCGTACAACAGAAAGTATATCCCCAGACAGCTTTTGCTAGGGGTGCTTCGCCGCAGCGATCTCAATCACCAAAGCCTCAAATGCACCCCGAAGAGCATTACATAAAGGTGCCAGTGCATCATGATCAGCCTGCTCAAAAGACTGAGCCTCCGTCCAGAGCGCAGAAATCACCACAGCAACATCAACAACCACCGCCACACCAGCAACAGCAGCAACATGCGCAACATCACCCGCAACAACATCCGCAACAACATGCGCAACACCATCCGCAGCAACACCACCCACAACAACACGCACCTCCCCAACAACCTCCACAGCGGGAACAAACTCCGCCACAAACCAAACCACAAGCACCGTCCTCGAATGACCCAATCACGCTGATTCTCAGTATTCAAACCGATGTATTAAATCTCATGACCGAAGTGGAAAACTTCACCGGTTCCAAAAAAgacaagaaatatttatttttggacgAGATGCTCACAAGAAATCTCATCAAATTAGATAATATTGAAACAGACGGCAAAGAAAATATTCGACAGGCGCGCAAAGAGGCAATAAAATGTATCCAAAAATGTATTGCGGTCTTAGAAGCCAAAGCAGATAGCCAAAACGCTGCGCCGGCACAGGGGCAAGCGCAGGCCCAACCGGAACCAGAACCCCAACCTCAAGAACAGCCTCTAACCCAAGACGTGGAAATGAAAGAAAACGTGGATAAATTATCTGAACAGCCCGCGGCACCCGAACCAGTGACTGAAAACGGTGAAGTAGAAATGAAAGAAACCACCAAAGAAGAAAAAGCGCCTGAGGTTGAGGTTCAATCAGAGAAAGAGAAGACCCCAGCGCCTGCTATGCCTGCACACGAGGAAAAGAAAGAAGAGCCGAAGCCACAAGATGATAAGGCGGAGGCAGCACAACCTAGCGACAAAGAAGCTGCACCTGCAGAAAACAAAGAAGTGTCACAACCCCAAGCGGCTGACACACGACCCGACGAGAGCAAACCTCCGGAGGAGAACACTGAATCGAAATTAGAAGAACAGAAACCAGACGAGAAAGATAAAAAAGCCAGTCCCAAAAAAGTAAAAGGAAAGAAGAGAGACAAGAGTAAAGATAAGGCAAGTGCCCCTAAGGATAGTAATAAGGAAGAAAACGTAGAACAAACTGATAAGAAACCAGAGGAACAAAAGGAGGACAAAGTGGAAGCGATGCAAGTGGACGACAAAGGTGATAAGAGGGATTCGCAAGTGATGGAAGTCGACGCTGGTGCTAGTCAATAA
- the LOC115444824 gene encoding BAG domain-containing protein Samui isoform X1 produces MESPVVVDKPPEYHGSDRGFPFEEEEGSGAWSELAARHPDIAARLRQRPATWARKRRPSSHDATDDFGDSFGGFDRFPFDDIPPEFREHFPSHWNRRFGSRDEPQHTQHTQQSQSPPQQQTTATQTEQGAEPTEQDQQTSIPQYGLRNTVDLGQKSAADPSLVDADDRTQRSMSAPPDTPNQNKMSGQNHQEQAHQPPHAEQSNVRHIPIFVEGRDQPLINKTVDHGTHFGDTKPTYVPPPQQPHIDRDQYFADDGPGSFHPPPNFSRAFSTPFNKNFRQGPQPFVQQKVYPQTAFARGASPQRSQSPKPQMHPEEHYIKVPVHHDQPAQKTEPPSRAQKSPQQHQQPPPHQQQQQHAQHHPQQHPQQHAQHHPQQHHPQQHAPPQQPPQREQTPPQTKPQAPSSNDPITLILSIQTDVLNLMTEVENFTGSKKDKKYLFLDEMLTRNLIKLDNIETDGKENIRQARKEAIKCIQKCIAVLEAKADSQNAAPAQGQAQAQPEPEPQPQEQPLTQDVEMKENVDKLSEQPAAPEPVTENGEVEMKETTKEEKAPEVEVQSEKEKTPAPAMPAHEEKKEEPKPQDDKAEAAQPSDKEAAPAENKEVSQPQAADTRPDESKPPEENTESKLEEQKPDEKDKKASPKKVKGKKRDKSKDKASAPKDSNKEENVEQTDKKPEEQKEDKVEAMQVDDKGDKRDSQVMEVDAGASQ; encoded by the exons CGAGGATTCCCGTTTGAGGAGGAGGAGGGCTCGGGCGCGTGGAGCGAGCTAGCGGCGCGGCACCCCGACATCGCGGCGCGGCTGAGGCAGCGCCCCGCCACTTGGGCTAGGAAGCGCCGCCCCTCCAGCCACGACGCCACTGACG ATTTCGGCGACAGTTTCGGCGGCTTCGACAGATTCCCCTTCGACGACATACCCCCAGAGTTCAGAGAGCACTTCCCGTCACATTGGAACCGCAGGTTCGGTTCCCGCGACGAGCCACAgcacacacaacacacacagcAGTCGCAGTCACCACCGCAGCAACAGACGACCGCCACACAGACTGAACAGGGCGCCGAGCCCACAGAACAGGATCAGCAGACCTCCATTCCACAGTACGGCCTCAGGAACACAGTAGACCTCGGACAGAAGAGCGCGGCCGACCCGAGCCTGGTCGATGCCGACGATCGGACACAAAGGTCTATGTCAGCACCCCCAGATACTCCCAATCAGAACAAAATGAGCGGCCAGAACCATCAGGAGCAAGCGCACCAACCTCCGCATGCGGAACAGTCCAATGTTAGACACATACCAATATTTGTGGAGGGGAGGGACCAGCCCCTGATTAATAAAACTGTTGACCATGGCACTCACTTCGGCGACACGAAGCCCACGTATGTGCCCCCGCCGCAGCAGCCTCACATCGATAGGGATCAGTATTTCGCGGATGACGGCCCTGGCAGCTTCCACCCGCCACCTAACTTCTCGCGGGCTTTCAGCACACcatttaacaaaaactttaGACAGGGTCCTCAACCATTCGTACAACAGAAAGTATATCCCCAGACAGCTTTTGCTAGGGGTGCTTCGCCGCAGCGATCTCAATCACCAAAGCCTCAAATGCACCCCGAAGAGCATTACATAAAGGTGCCAGTGCATCATGATCAGCCTGCTCAAAAGACTGAGCCTCCGTCCAGAGCGCAGAAATCACCACAGCAACATCAACAACCACCGCCACACCAGCAACAGCAGCAACATGCGCAACATCACCCGCAACAACATCCGCAACAACATGCGCAACACCATCCGCAGCAACACCACCCACAACAACACGCACCTCCCCAACAACCTCCACAGCGGGAACAAACTCCGCCACAAACCAAACCACAAGCACCGTCCTCGAATGACCCAATCACGCTGATTCTCAGTATTCAAACCGATGTATTAAATCTCATGACCGAAGTGGAAAACTTCACCGGTTCCAAAAAAgacaagaaatatttatttttggacgAGATGCTCACAAGAAATCTCATCAAATTAGATAATATTGAAACAGACGGCAAAGAAAATATTCGACAGGCGCGCAAAGAGGCAATAAAATGTATCCAAAAATGTATTGCGGTCTTAGAAGCCAAAGCAGATAGCCAAAACGCTGCGCCGGCACAGGGGCAAGCGCAGGCCCAACCGGAACCAGAACCCCAACCTCAAGAACAGCCTCTAACCCAAGACGTGGAAATGAAAGAAAACGTGGATAAATTATCTGAACAGCCCGCGGCACCCGAACCAGTGACTGAAAACGGTGAAGTAGAAATGAAAGAAACCACCAAAGAAGAAAAAGCGCCTGAGGTTGAGGTTCAATCAGAGAAAGAGAAGACCCCAGCGCCTGCTATGCCTGCACACGAGGAAAAGAAAGAAGAGCCGAAGCCACAAGATGATAAGGCGGAGGCAGCACAACCTAGCGACAAAGAAGCTGCACCTGCAGAAAACAAAGAAGTGTCACAACCCCAAGCGGCTGACACACGACCCGACGAGAGCAAACCTCCGGAGGAGAACACTGAATCGAAATTAGAAGAACAGAAACCAGACGAGAAAGATAAAAAAGCCAGTCCCAAAAAAGTAAAAGGAAAGAAGAGAGACAAGAGTAAAGATAAGGCAAGTGCCCCTAAGGATAGTAATAAGGAAGAAAACGTAGAACAAACTGATAAGAAACCAGAGGAACAAAAGGAGGACAAAGTGGAAGCGATGCAAGTGGACGACAAAGGTGATAAGAGGGATTCGCAAGTGATGGAAGTCGACGCTGGTGCTAGTCAATAA
- the LOC115444824 gene encoding BAG domain-containing protein Samui isoform X2: protein MPLRGRSFRGFPFEEEEGSGAWSELAARHPDIAARLRQRPATWARKRRPSSHDATDDFGDSFGGFDRFPFDDIPPEFREHFPSHWNRRFGSRDEPQHTQHTQQSQSPPQQQTTATQTEQGAEPTEQDQQTSIPQYGLRNTVDLGQKSAADPSLVDADDRTQRSMSAPPDTPNQNKMSGQNHQEQAHQPPHAEQSNVRHIPIFVEGRDQPLINKTVDHGTHFGDTKPTYVPPPQQPHIDRDQYFADDGPGSFHPPPNFSRAFSTPFNKNFRQGPQPFVQQKVYPQTAFARGASPQRSQSPKPQMHPEEHYIKVPVHHDQPAQKTEPPSRAQKSPQQHQQPPPHQQQQQHAQHHPQQHPQQHAQHHPQQHHPQQHAPPQQPPQREQTPPQTKPQAPSSNDPITLILSIQTDVLNLMTEVENFTGSKKDKKYLFLDEMLTRNLIKLDNIETDGKENIRQARKEAIKCIQKCIAVLEAKADSQNAAPAQGQAQAQPEPEPQPQEQPLTQDVEMKENVDKLSEQPAAPEPVTENGEVEMKETTKEEKAPEVEVQSEKEKTPAPAMPAHEEKKEEPKPQDDKAEAAQPSDKEAAPAENKEVSQPQAADTRPDESKPPEENTESKLEEQKPDEKDKKASPKKVKGKKRDKSKDKASAPKDSNKEENVEQTDKKPEEQKEDKVEAMQVDDKGDKRDSQVMEVDAGASQ from the exons CGAGGATTCCCGTTTGAGGAGGAGGAGGGCTCGGGCGCGTGGAGCGAGCTAGCGGCGCGGCACCCCGACATCGCGGCGCGGCTGAGGCAGCGCCCCGCCACTTGGGCTAGGAAGCGCCGCCCCTCCAGCCACGACGCCACTGACG ATTTCGGCGACAGTTTCGGCGGCTTCGACAGATTCCCCTTCGACGACATACCCCCAGAGTTCAGAGAGCACTTCCCGTCACATTGGAACCGCAGGTTCGGTTCCCGCGACGAGCCACAgcacacacaacacacacagcAGTCGCAGTCACCACCGCAGCAACAGACGACCGCCACACAGACTGAACAGGGCGCCGAGCCCACAGAACAGGATCAGCAGACCTCCATTCCACAGTACGGCCTCAGGAACACAGTAGACCTCGGACAGAAGAGCGCGGCCGACCCGAGCCTGGTCGATGCCGACGATCGGACACAAAGGTCTATGTCAGCACCCCCAGATACTCCCAATCAGAACAAAATGAGCGGCCAGAACCATCAGGAGCAAGCGCACCAACCTCCGCATGCGGAACAGTCCAATGTTAGACACATACCAATATTTGTGGAGGGGAGGGACCAGCCCCTGATTAATAAAACTGTTGACCATGGCACTCACTTCGGCGACACGAAGCCCACGTATGTGCCCCCGCCGCAGCAGCCTCACATCGATAGGGATCAGTATTTCGCGGATGACGGCCCTGGCAGCTTCCACCCGCCACCTAACTTCTCGCGGGCTTTCAGCACACcatttaacaaaaactttaGACAGGGTCCTCAACCATTCGTACAACAGAAAGTATATCCCCAGACAGCTTTTGCTAGGGGTGCTTCGCCGCAGCGATCTCAATCACCAAAGCCTCAAATGCACCCCGAAGAGCATTACATAAAGGTGCCAGTGCATCATGATCAGCCTGCTCAAAAGACTGAGCCTCCGTCCAGAGCGCAGAAATCACCACAGCAACATCAACAACCACCGCCACACCAGCAACAGCAGCAACATGCGCAACATCACCCGCAACAACATCCGCAACAACATGCGCAACACCATCCGCAGCAACACCACCCACAACAACACGCACCTCCCCAACAACCTCCACAGCGGGAACAAACTCCGCCACAAACCAAACCACAAGCACCGTCCTCGAATGACCCAATCACGCTGATTCTCAGTATTCAAACCGATGTATTAAATCTCATGACCGAAGTGGAAAACTTCACCGGTTCCAAAAAAgacaagaaatatttatttttggacgAGATGCTCACAAGAAATCTCATCAAATTAGATAATATTGAAACAGACGGCAAAGAAAATATTCGACAGGCGCGCAAAGAGGCAATAAAATGTATCCAAAAATGTATTGCGGTCTTAGAAGCCAAAGCAGATAGCCAAAACGCTGCGCCGGCACAGGGGCAAGCGCAGGCCCAACCGGAACCAGAACCCCAACCTCAAGAACAGCCTCTAACCCAAGACGTGGAAATGAAAGAAAACGTGGATAAATTATCTGAACAGCCCGCGGCACCCGAACCAGTGACTGAAAACGGTGAAGTAGAAATGAAAGAAACCACCAAAGAAGAAAAAGCGCCTGAGGTTGAGGTTCAATCAGAGAAAGAGAAGACCCCAGCGCCTGCTATGCCTGCACACGAGGAAAAGAAAGAAGAGCCGAAGCCACAAGATGATAAGGCGGAGGCAGCACAACCTAGCGACAAAGAAGCTGCACCTGCAGAAAACAAAGAAGTGTCACAACCCCAAGCGGCTGACACACGACCCGACGAGAGCAAACCTCCGGAGGAGAACACTGAATCGAAATTAGAAGAACAGAAACCAGACGAGAAAGATAAAAAAGCCAGTCCCAAAAAAGTAAAAGGAAAGAAGAGAGACAAGAGTAAAGATAAGGCAAGTGCCCCTAAGGATAGTAATAAGGAAGAAAACGTAGAACAAACTGATAAGAAACCAGAGGAACAAAAGGAGGACAAAGTGGAAGCGATGCAAGTGGACGACAAAGGTGATAAGAGGGATTCGCAAGTGATGGAAGTCGACGCTGGTGCTAGTCAATAA